A stretch of the Tannerella serpentiformis genome encodes the following:
- a CDS encoding SMP-30/gluconolactonase/LRE family protein codes for MSAEVAYRTEAQLGEGAIWHPDRGSLFWVDIEKRTLYEFMPEKKKCRSWQFDRKVTTVVPETDHTVIVALENSIVRFDLNTQQKQEITPVDTKGGRLRCNDGKCSPNGWLWVGTMSIDEKSNDATLYCVRPSGRIDAMIRGVTISNGIVWSRNNKYIYYNDTPTGKIRRYRYHQHSGDIIKNGIAVDISEGTGLPDGMTIDRNDNLWVAQWGGFGVYCYNAYTGELIAKVEVPAPNVTSCAFGGKNMDILYITTAREGLTPDELAAYPLSGCIFSCKPGAIGVSPNYFGQENK; via the coding sequence ATGAGCGCCGAGGTGGCTTACCGGACAGAAGCCCAGCTGGGCGAAGGCGCCATCTGGCACCCCGATCGTGGCTCCCTCTTTTGGGTAGACATCGAGAAGCGCACGCTCTATGAGTTTATGCCGGAGAAGAAGAAATGCCGCTCGTGGCAGTTCGATCGGAAGGTGACGACCGTCGTTCCCGAGACGGATCACACCGTCATCGTGGCGCTTGAGAACAGCATCGTCCGCTTCGATCTAAACACTCAGCAGAAGCAAGAGATCACCCCCGTCGACACCAAAGGCGGTCGGCTGCGCTGCAACGACGGCAAATGCTCGCCTAACGGTTGGCTGTGGGTGGGCACGATGAGCATCGACGAAAAGTCGAACGACGCAACGCTCTATTGCGTCCGTCCCAGTGGGCGCATCGACGCCATGATCCGCGGCGTGACGATCTCCAACGGCATCGTCTGGTCGCGCAACAACAAGTACATCTATTATAACGATACGCCTACGGGTAAGATCCGCCGCTATCGCTACCACCAGCATTCGGGTGACATCATCAAGAACGGTATCGCTGTCGATATATCCGAGGGTACCGGACTGCCCGACGGTATGACCATCGACCGCAACGACAACCTCTGGGTGGCCCAGTGGGGCGGCTTTGGCGTCTATTGCTACAATGCCTACACCGGCGAGCTGATCGCCAAGGTGGAAGTGCCTGCCCCGAACGTCACCTCGTGTGCTTTTGGTGGCAAAAACATGGACATCCTCTACATCACCACGGCCCGCGAGGGCCTCACACCGGACGAGCTGGCAGCCTACCCCTTGAGTGGCTGCATTTTCTCGTGTAAACCGGGAGCCATAGGCGTATCCCCGAACTATTTCGGGCAAGAGAATAAGTAA